GAAGAATTACTGCTTATCCTACTAGTGGTGGGCGCGAAATAGTTATTGATTTAATTGCTGTAAAGTTTAATGTTGGAATTCTTGATAGTAAATTTAACTATGATCCTCCAAAATCTTCAAATAAGGTAGATAATTTTTTATATGATATTAAAAAAAATTAAGGTTTAATCTATGGAAGGAAATGATTTTATTAAATTTGGGAGTTATTTGAGAAAAGTTAGAAATGATAAAAATTTAACTCTTGAAATGGTAGCTGATGATATTAAAATTTCTGTTAAGTATCTTAAAGCTCTTGAAGATTCTAATATTGAAATTTTCCCAAATGAAGTTTTGGCTGTTGGATTTTTAAGGACTTATAGCGAATATTTAGATATTGATTCTAGATTAATATCGACACTTTTTAAAGATTATAAAAATAGACTTAATAGCAGTTATATCGGGATTAGATCTGAAAATAAAATTTCAAATTTAGGCTTTTCAAGTGATAAAAAAGTCCCAGATAAAAAAATATTTTTTTTTAGTTTAGAGTCTTTAAGTATGTTAAAAATCCTTTTAGGAATTGCTAGCGTTATTTTGCTATTATTTATGTTTATTGCTTTTAGAGAAGTGAAAGTTTATTTTAAAAAATTTTTTAAGCTTAGCCGGGATGAGAAGAAAATTTCTAATATTCATGAAGTGTCTTTTGATAAAAAGAATTTTTGGAATCTTTCTCTTAGCGAAGGAGATTTTTTATCTTTAACATATGGTAATAATATCGCAAAATATAGAACATCGTTTATTAGTGATGATTTGGTTATTGTTGATGAGTCTAAAAAAAATAAAAATATTTTTAATTTAGGAGAGTTTAAAGAGATAAATCTTGATGATAATTTGAGAGTCAAAATTATTTATGAGAATTATTATTATGATAAGTCGAAAATAGCCCATGTAAGTTTAGAGTCTTTTGCTTTAAATGTTAAATATGTGTCTGAAACTAATATTGACAATAGATTTAATATTTTAAATTGGCAGTTTGATGTTAAGGGAACTGAAAAATTGCCAAGTAGTGATTATCTTACCCTATATTCTTCTCAAAAACTTTCAAATGTTGATTTGAAAATTGATTTTTTAAATGATACATTTTTTAGATATGCTGATGAAAACAATCTTCATGGCAAGTCTTTTTTTGCATCCAAAGGAATTCCCATTAATTTAGCTTTTGAAAAATCTTTAATACTATTTTTTTCAAGACTTTCTGATGTTAATATTATTCTCAATGACAAAGACATTACTTCTTTTTTAAAAGAGCAGGGAAAAGAAATTTTTGCTGTCCAATTTTTTTGGGTAAAGACACCTTCAGGGTTTGATCTTAAGGTTTCTGAAGTTTATTAGTAATGGATAAAATAAAAAATTTTTTTTCTAGCTTAAATGCTTTTCAAGAAAAAATTGTTTTTAATAAAAGTAAAAATCCCATGCTTGTTTTAGCAGGGCCTGGAAGTGGTAAAACAAGGGTTATAATTGCAAAAATTGTGTATTTAATCAAACATATGAATATAAATCCTAATGAAATTTTAGCTTTAACTTTTACCAATAAAGCTGCAAATGAAATGAATGACAGGATAAACGATCTTTTAAAATTTGACAAGAAACTTCATATTCAAACTTTTCATTCTTTTGGGGCTTGGCTTTTAAGGTGTTACTATAAGGATTTTGACAAAAATTATGATTCAAATTTTACAATTTGGGATACTAATGATGTTGTTAGATTTGTCAAACAAATTAATCTTGCTTCAAATCTTGAAATGGCAAAACATATTGCGGGGTTGATTTTAAAAGACAAAGAAAATTTTTTCTTAGGAAAATTTATTGAATTTACAGAAAAGGAATATGAGTATATCAAAATTTATGAGGAAGAAAAAACCAAGAACAATGCTTTTGATTTCTCAGATCTTATTATTAAACCTATTTTAATGCTGAGGCAGTCTAAATCTCTAAAAGAATCTGTTCAATCTAAATTTAAAGTCATTTTTGTAGATGAGTATCAAGATACAAATTATTCACAATTTTTATTTTTAAAAGAACTTTATTTAGATGGTATGTATTTTATGGTTGTAGGAGATGAAGATCAGTCCATATATTCTTTTAGAGGAGCTAGAATTGAAAATATTCTTGAATTTGAAAAAACTTTTGCCAATGTTGCTAAATTTTATTTAGTGCAAAATTATCGTTCAAGTTCAAATATAGTGAGTATTGCAAATGGGGTTATTTCAAAAAATAAAAATAGATATGAGAAACAAATAATAACTCAAAATAGTTATGATAAAAGAATGAAATTTTTAGTTTTTCAAAGCACATCAGATGAAGCTGAATATTTTTCTAACTTACTTGTTGACAATGATGTTGAGACAGCAATACTTTATAGATTTAATTCCCAGTCTTTTCATTTTGAAACATCTTTTTTAAAGAAGAATATCTCATACAAGGTTTTAGGATCAATTAAATTTTATGATAGAGAGGAAATAAAAGATATTATTTGTTTGCTTAGGCTTTTTATAAACAGAAAAGATAAAATAGCTTTTTTGAGAATTGTAAACAAGCCTTCTAGAGGAATTGGAAAAACTACTCTAGACAAAATAATTAGTGTTTTAAACGATGATGATGTTAATTTTAATTTGTTTTGTGCGAGTAAAAAGGTTTTGAGTTCGCTTAAAAATAAAGCCAAAGAATCTCTTTTATTGTTTGTGAATGCTTATGATGAGCTGAGTAAAAAACTTTTTGAAGATAATTATATTAATTTATCTGCTTTTATTGAGGATGTTGTAATTAAGTTTGGTCTTTTAGATTATTATAAAAAATTTGATAAGGACGAAAAATTAAGAAATATTGATGAGCTTATTAATAGCGGAATTGAATATTCAGGTACATTTGAAGGTCTTGCTATTTTTTTAGAAAATTCTTCACTTTCCCCTTTAATTTCTGGAGATTTTAAGTCTAATATATTTTTGTCTTCAATTCACGGTGTCAAGGGACTTGAATTTGATAGAGTTGTGATTTCTGGACTTGAGAAAGGTCTTTTGCCAGCTGAAATTGAAGAATTAACAGAAGATAGACTTGAGGAGGAGAGAAGGCTTTTTTATGTTGCAATTACAAGAGCTAAATCAGAGCTTATTGTTACCTTAAATTTGAGGCGAGCTTTTAGAGGTTCTTTTAAAAGAACTGCGCTTTCCGTTTTTTTTCAAGATATTGACAAAAACTTTTATGACATTGTCTTTATTCCTGAGTATTTAAAAGAGTATTTTAATAATTTTTTTATTGATAATAAAAGGGATATTGGATTTAATATTGGAGATTATATAATTTATAATGAAGAAAGGGGAATGATTGTTGATATCTGGTATCAAGGTAGCTTGCAATTTGTTAAAATCAGCTTGAGAAATGGTAAGAAGGCTATTTTGAGTCCTGAGTATATTAAAAAAATTATCAAAGTTTAGAGGTTTATTTTGCAAGATATACATTTGGAAAATAGTTTAAAATTAAGCTTAGTAAGACTTGGCAAAGGGAGTGAAGATAAATTTATTTCAAAATTTGAGAAAGTTATTAAATTGGTTAATGAAATTTCAAATTTTGAGGTTCAAATTAATTTTGATGCTAATAAGAAAAAGATTTCTACATTGCGTGAGGATAAAGTAAGATTTTCTCTTTCTATTGAATCAATTAAGAAGCTTAGTAATTCGTTTTTAGATGGATATTTTTCATCTCCTAAAATATTCGAATAAGGATAATGTCTTGGACTTAAGCAATTTAACTTTAACTAAAATTCAAGAATTAGTTTTAACTAAAAAATGTCAAATTTATGATATTTTACTTGCTTATAAAAATAATTATGAATTAAATAAAGATATTAATGGATACATTGAATTTTTTGATGATTCTTTAGAGATTGCAAAAAGGTATGATGATTGTTTGAGAAATTGTGAATTAGAGGATTTGCCTTTAATTGGTATGCTTATTGCTGTCAAAGATAATATTTCAATTCAAGATAAATCTTTAACCTGTGCTTCTGAAATTTTAAAAGGCTATATTTCTCCTTATGATGCAACTGTGATCAAAAGACTTAAGAATAAAGGAGCAATTTTAATTGGCAGAACCAATATGGATGAATTTGCCATGGGTTCTACTTGTGAATTTTCTTATTATGGTGCAACTTTAAATCCTTTAAATAGAGAATATGTTATAGGTGGCAGTTCTGGAGGCTCTGCAGCTGTAGTTGCAGCTTTTCAAGCGCCTTTTTCGCTTGGCAGTGATACTGGAGGTTCTGTTAGACTTCCTGCATCTTTTTCAGGAATTTTAGGCTTCAAGCCTTCTTATGGTGGTCTTTCTCGCTATGGGCTTGCATCTTATGCTTCGTCTTTTGATCAAATAGGCTTTTTTGCTCATTCTATTGAAGATATTGCTTTGATCTTAAAGCATACTTGTGGAGCTGATAAAATGGATTCTACTAGTGTAGACATCTTTGATGATTTTTATCCTTTAAAAATTGAGTCGTTACAAGGTAAGAATTTAGCTGTAATTAAAGAACTTAGCGAAGATCTAATGGACAAAAATGTTGCAAGTAGTTTTGCTAAATTTAAATTTGATCTTTTGTCAAAAGGTGTTAATATAAAAGAAGTTTCAATAGAAGAGATTAATTTTATTTTATCAATTTATTATACAATTTCTCCTGTTGAAGCATCCTCAAATCTTGCTCGTTATACTGGGCTTTGTTATGGCAAGAGAATGTCAGAAAATTTAAGTCTTAATGATTTTTATTTTAAACATAGGAGTAATTTCTTGTCAGAAGAAGTTAAAAGACGTATTGTTCTTGGAAATTATTTATTGTCAGAAGGGTATGATTCTAAATATTATGCAAAAGCTTGTGAAATTCTTCAAAACTTGATTATTCCTAAATTTAACAAGCTTTTTGAAAGTTGTGATTTTATTATTACTCCGACAAGTTTTGTTAAACCTTTTAGGGTTGGTTTAGATTTTGATGATCCTGTTAAAATGTATTATTCAGATATTTGTACTGTGATTGCAAATCTTATTGGGGCTCCTGCTATTTCGCTTCCGTATTCTAAGGATAAGGAAGGATTATCGATCGGAATGCAAATTATTGGGCGCAGCAAGAAGGATTTTGAACTTTTAAGTTTTTCAAAAAATGTGATTAGGGAATTGGGGTTGAATGGAATATAAATTAGTTATTGGATTAGAAATTCATATTCAGCTAGGTTTAAAAACAAAGGCTTTTTGTGGATGTAAGAATGAGTTTGGAGGAGTTCCTAACTCTCGTATTTGTCCAATTTGTCTTGGGTTGCCAGGTTCATTGCCAAGTGTGAATGTAGAGCTTATTAATAGTGCAATTTTAGCAGGGCATGCCACAAACTCAAAGATTAGGCGCGTTGTTAAATTTGATAGAAAACATTATTATTATCCAGATTTGCCAAAAGGATATCAAATCTCGCAAAATGATAAACCGATTTGTGAGGGAGGAAGCTTATTGATTGAAACCTCTTCTGGGTTTAAAAAGATTAACATTATTAGAATTCACATGGAAGAAGATTCAGGCAAAAGCCTACATTTGCTAGATAGTGAAAATCAAAGTTATATTGATTTTAATCGTTCAGGTGCTCCTTTGCTTGAGATTGTTTCTGCTCCAGATATTGGTAATGGGGATGAAGCAGTTGCTTTTTTAAGTTCTTTAAGAGAAATTTTTAGGTATCTTGATTTGTCAGAATGCAATATGGAGAATGGTTCTTTTAGATGTGACGTAAATGTTAATTTAATTGTTAATGAGAGTGGTATTGAGTATAAAACTCCTATAGCCGAAATAAAGAATTTAAACTCTTTTAAATCTATTAAAGCTGCCATTGAATATGAAGAATTAAGGCAACAAGAGGAGTGGATTCAATTTAGGAAAACACTTGATAGTTGTGGTAAGCACACTAGAGGATTTGATGATAAGAGCGGGATAACAGTGATTCAAAGGAACAAAGAAACAGTATCTGATTATCGTTATTTCCAGGAACCTGATCTACCTTTAATAGAGATTGATGATTTTTATATTGATAATATTAAAAATTTAAAGTTAATTGAACTTCCATTTGATGCAAGAGTTAGGCTTAAAGCTCAATATGGGTTAAGTGATTTTGATGTTACTACTTTAACATCAGATAAGCACCTACTTAGATATTTTGAAGATGCTGTTATTAATTCAAGCGATCCTAAAAAAGTAGCCAATTGGATATTGTCTGAAGTTTTAAGCGTTCTTAATGACAAAGGAATTAGTGTTCTTGAGTTTAATTTGCTTCCAAGCCATATTACAGAGCTTGTTGAATTTATTGTTGCTGATAAAATAAGTGGTAAAATGGCAAAAAAAGTGTTTTCAGAGATGATGGCTAGAAAAGTTCCAGCTTCTGTTATTATAAGTGAAAATCAATTAGAGCAAATAAGTGATGAGTTTGTTATTAAACAGATTGTGCTTGAAGTTTTAAATGAAAATCCCAAGTCAATTGAACTTTACAAAAAGGGTAAAGATCATGCTATCAAATTTATGATGGGGCAAATAATGAAGAAATCTTCAGGTAAGATTAATCCTATACTTGCAAATGAAATTCTTTTACAAAGTTTAGCAAATGTATGATTTCTCCTTAATAGACAATTTGCCAGTTATTAAGAGGGCCAGATTTTTTTATCTTTATGATATTCACGGCAAGAGATATTTGGATTTATATTTAAATGGTGGAAAAAATTTTTTAGGTTATAGAATTCAAGGGTTAAATCGCCTTTTTAAGCAAACTATGTCAAGGGGCTTGATATCTCCTTATCCTTCTGTTTTTAAAAATCAGTTTATAAATTTGGTATTTACTTTTTTTAAAGAGGCCGGGTCTGTTTATATTTTTAAGCTAGAACAAGATGCAAAAGAATTTTTATTATCTTTAACTGGTAAAGATAAAGTTTTTATGCCTTGGGAAAAAGAAGAAGGAATATATGAGTTTAAAGTGGGATTTAAAAATATTAAATATCCTATGATTTTTAATATGCCTTTGCCTGATTGTATGTCTGTTAGTATTGTTATCATAGATAACCTTTCTAGAAAAATAGAATTTAAAGATAATTTTGATGCTATAACTTTATCTTTGGCTAGACATACATTAAGCAAACTTTTGTTTTATGAAAAAAATCTCAATATTGATTTTAATTCTTTTGCCACATCTTTGTTTAGAGTGACTAATAGGTATATGTTTCCTCTTTATGACGCTTATTATCATTCTGAAATTTTTAATGAATTTCTCAAGTATGGGTATTTAATTAGTCCAAATTTTAGTATTCCATCTATTGTTCCCTTGAAGTTTTCTAAAGGAGATCTGGATAATTTTAAAAAAATTTGTTTTGCTCTTAAAAACAAGTTTGTTGATGGACTTGACAGTGGTCTTTGCAAATAATACAATGAATAAGATTTATGCATAAAATTATATGTAAGGGTAATGTGCTATTATGAATAAGATAACCAATAATGTTACGATTTGGATCAAGCCAAAGACTGTTGAGAAAAAATGGTATGTAATTGATGCAGCAGACCGAGTTTTAGGTAAAGTTGCTGTGGATGTTGTT
This portion of the Borreliella afzelii genome encodes:
- a CDS encoding BB_0345 family helix-turn-helix protein; the protein is MEGNDFIKFGSYLRKVRNDKNLTLEMVADDIKISVKYLKALEDSNIEIFPNEVLAVGFLRTYSEYLDIDSRLISTLFKDYKNRLNSSYIGIRSENKISNLGFSSDKKVPDKKIFFFSLESLSMLKILLGIASVILLLFMFIAFREVKVYFKKFFKLSRDEKKISNIHEVSFDKKNFWNLSLSEGDFLSLTYGNNIAKYRTSFISDDLVIVDESKKNKNIFNLGEFKEINLDDNLRVKIIYENYYYDKSKIAHVSLESFALNVKYVSETNIDNRFNILNWQFDVKGTEKLPSSDYLTLYSSQKLSNVDLKIDFLNDTFFRYADENNLHGKSFFASKGIPINLAFEKSLILFFSRLSDVNIILNDKDITSFLKEQGKEIFAVQFFWVKTPSGFDLKVSEVY
- a CDS encoding ATP-dependent helicase; translated protein: MDKIKNFFSSLNAFQEKIVFNKSKNPMLVLAGPGSGKTRVIIAKIVYLIKHMNINPNEILALTFTNKAANEMNDRINDLLKFDKKLHIQTFHSFGAWLLRCYYKDFDKNYDSNFTIWDTNDVVRFVKQINLASNLEMAKHIAGLILKDKENFFLGKFIEFTEKEYEYIKIYEEEKTKNNAFDFSDLIIKPILMLRQSKSLKESVQSKFKVIFVDEYQDTNYSQFLFLKELYLDGMYFMVVGDEDQSIYSFRGARIENILEFEKTFANVAKFYLVQNYRSSSNIVSIANGVISKNKNRYEKQIITQNSYDKRMKFLVFQSTSDEAEYFSNLLVDNDVETAILYRFNSQSFHFETSFLKKNISYKVLGSIKFYDREEIKDIICLLRLFINRKDKIAFLRIVNKPSRGIGKTTLDKIISVLNDDDVNFNLFCASKKVLSSLKNKAKESLLLFVNAYDELSKKLFEDNYINLSAFIEDVVIKFGLLDYYKKFDKDEKLRNIDELINSGIEYSGTFEGLAIFLENSSLSPLISGDFKSNIFLSSIHGVKGLEFDRVVISGLEKGLLPAEIEELTEDRLEEERRLFYVAITRAKSELIVTLNLRRAFRGSFKRTALSVFFQDIDKNFYDIVFIPEYLKEYFNNFFIDNKRDIGFNIGDYIIYNEERGMIVDIWYQGSLQFVKISLRNGKKAILSPEYIKKIIKV
- the gatC gene encoding Asp-tRNA(Asn)/Glu-tRNA(Gln) amidotransferase subunit GatC translates to MQDIHLENSLKLSLVRLGKGSEDKFISKFEKVIKLVNEISNFEVQINFDANKKKISTLREDKVRFSLSIESIKKLSNSFLDGYFSSPKIFE
- the gatA gene encoding Asp-tRNA(Asn)/Glu-tRNA(Gln) amidotransferase subunit GatA, with amino-acid sequence MDLSNLTLTKIQELVLTKKCQIYDILLAYKNNYELNKDINGYIEFFDDSLEIAKRYDDCLRNCELEDLPLIGMLIAVKDNISIQDKSLTCASEILKGYISPYDATVIKRLKNKGAILIGRTNMDEFAMGSTCEFSYYGATLNPLNREYVIGGSSGGSAAVVAAFQAPFSLGSDTGGSVRLPASFSGILGFKPSYGGLSRYGLASYASSFDQIGFFAHSIEDIALILKHTCGADKMDSTSVDIFDDFYPLKIESLQGKNLAVIKELSEDLMDKNVASSFAKFKFDLLSKGVNIKEVSIEEINFILSIYYTISPVEASSNLARYTGLCYGKRMSENLSLNDFYFKHRSNFLSEEVKRRIVLGNYLLSEGYDSKYYAKACEILQNLIIPKFNKLFESCDFIITPTSFVKPFRVGLDFDDPVKMYYSDICTVIANLIGAPAISLPYSKDKEGLSIGMQIIGRSKKDFELLSFSKNVIRELGLNGI
- the gatB gene encoding Asp-tRNA(Asn)/Glu-tRNA(Gln) amidotransferase subunit GatB, which encodes MEYKLVIGLEIHIQLGLKTKAFCGCKNEFGGVPNSRICPICLGLPGSLPSVNVELINSAILAGHATNSKIRRVVKFDRKHYYYPDLPKGYQISQNDKPICEGGSLLIETSSGFKKINIIRIHMEEDSGKSLHLLDSENQSYIDFNRSGAPLLEIVSAPDIGNGDEAVAFLSSLREIFRYLDLSECNMENGSFRCDVNVNLIVNESGIEYKTPIAEIKNLNSFKSIKAAIEYEELRQQEEWIQFRKTLDSCGKHTRGFDDKSGITVIQRNKETVSDYRYFQEPDLPLIEIDDFYIDNIKNLKLIELPFDARVRLKAQYGLSDFDVTTLTSDKHLLRYFEDAVINSSDPKKVANWILSEVLSVLNDKGISVLEFNLLPSHITELVEFIVADKISGKMAKKVFSEMMARKVPASVIISENQLEQISDEFVIKQIVLEVLNENPKSIELYKKGKDHAIKFMMGQIMKKSSGKINPILANEILLQSLANV